The Chryseobacterium phocaeense genome includes the window CCAGAGGTATAAACCCCAAAATCTGCACAGATATATCCCTTTTATACTTTTGTTTAAGCGTATTCATATTGATAATATATACACTCTGCTCTTCCACATCATAATAAACGGTATTGTTGGTTCCGCTTTCATATTGAACCTTATTCCATTCTACTGTTGAAAATATTTCCGAAAGAGAAGTTTTTTTCGAGTAAGAAAGCTGGGCGTTAATATAAACTCCAAACCCATTTCTCAGCCCATAAAAAAGATTTCCTGATAATGAAAAGTAACCTCCGCTTATACCTTTTGTCATAGGTTCAACAACTGAATTTTGGACATTAATGCTATCTATTATTTTAAGTCTATCTTCGGCATATCCAATATCAAGTTTTGTCCAGATGAGAAATTTCGAAGTCCAGATACTTTTATAGGCTTCATTTTCATATTTTTCTGCTTCCTGATGATATAGTTTTTTATAATAGACTGTATCTGTTTCTTTTTTTTGAATGTCCCTGAATTTTTTATCACTATTAAATTGGCCTGTTACTTTATCCTTCGCTAGATCAAATATCTCCAGGTAAGGAGTGAATTTAGTAGGAAAATTATATCCTGAGAACCATAAAGCTGTCCAGCTCCCTCCTACCTGTAATTTTTTTCTATCAGAAAAATCAAAAAAACCATTATTGTTTAGTTTGCCACTGGCATTAATTGCCAATACATGCCTAAACGGTTTTGTTGGATTATTCTCATTAACAATAAAATTAATGGGACTAAATGCGAAGCTTTGTTCATTTCTATCAACAGAAAGTGCTGCATATTTTCCCACTTGGGTGTTTTCCGCAGACCCTGTTACCAGCAAAGAAAAATCTTTTTTTACCAGTTGTGTAAATGTATAGGTAGACACAAGAGACTCACTGGTTGTAATATATTCCTTATCCGCTTTCACCAGTCTCTCAAGAACATTGTTAAGATTTATTGTATCTTTTTTCTGTTGTCCATTTGCCATCCCCATCCAAAGCAGGAACAGCAGTAATACATAAGTTTTCATGGTTATTAGTTTTGTACAAAGTTTGGAAATATATAAAGACAAGTAAATTACCCTTTCGGGTGATTTTGATGCTCAAAAGAGGGTTGTTCTGTAAAAAGAAAATGCCTCCACAGCAACGGGAGGCAATTCGTTTATCATTTTCAAACAACTAAAAAGAAAAAGAGTAAACTGATTTTATAACATTCATTAATAAATTTACGGTAAGAACTGTCTGTACGGACAGTTTCCAATTATCTGGTGATCAATATCCTTCTTAGTAGCAGAGTAAAATATTAAATCATAAAAACAAAACGGGACAGATTAAAATGAGCGTTTCATGGTTATTAGTTACTACAAAGTTTGGAATTTTATCAAAGTAAAAAAATCCCCCTTTTGTGGTATTTTGTAAGTATTTTGGTTATTTTAGCATAAAACTATTATCCATGGAAAATTCAGAAAAAAAGCACCCTCTTATTGAGGTCTGGAATACGTACCCTGGTACAAGAAGAGACAGAAAGATTCTGGATAAACCACCTGTAGAAAGGATTATTGGTGAAATGTTCGCCATCGGCGAGTTTTATTATTATGCTTTAAACCTTACCAACAGTACCCTTTCCCACCATCATGAAAATATTCTCAGGCTCCATGGACTGTCTTCCTATCCTGAAAATTTAAAGGAGGTGATTGATCTTACCCACCCTGATGATATTGAATTTGTAATAAAAGCCGAACAGACCCTGATTGACAAAATGACAGAGATAGGTCTTGAGCACCAGCTTTATATCAAATGCAGCTACTGCTTCAGAATGAGAACTGCAGAAGGAAAATACGAGCTCTTCCACCATCAGTCGGTCATCACGATGGAAGATGAGACCGGCATCCCGATACAGGCCATAAATATACATACCAACATTAACCATATTACAAAAATAAATCCGTATACCGTTCTGGTTTCCGGGATAGGTCCGAGAAATGATTTTCACCAGGTGAAATTCGACTGCTTTTCAGAGCCTGAGAATTTTTCTGAACATTTAACCAAAAGAGAAATGGAAATTCTTGCCCTGATCGCCAAAGGCTACTCCGCTCCCGAAATAGCCCAGGCCCTCATTCTGTCTGAACATACCATACGTACACACAGGAAAAATATCCTCCGGAAAACAGATTCCAGAAACAGTAAAGAGCTGGTAAAAAAAGCTTTTGAAAAAGGGCTTATTTAAGAGTATCAGGATGGAAGCCGGAAGAAGGAGGCTGGAAGTTAGTATTTGTCAATCATATTTATTGAATCCGTTTCAATAAAGCCAGCCTGCATCTCAATCTTTGAACTTCTATACTTCCCTCATCATGCTTCAGACGTCCTGGCTCTTTGTTGCTTCGTTTTTTTCAGTTCCGATGAAAGACTGATAAATCTCACCAGGGAATTCCGGCGCAAAACTTGTATTTTTATAATCCATGGAACGAATACCCATACAACCCCGTTTTAAAGATGCGCCCCACTTCAGAAGTTTTTGGGAAAATGGTAATGGAAAACAGCTGATTGATTTTTCCGGTGCCGAAGTAAGCTTCAAAGACTTTGAAAAATTTTCATCCTATTTTTACCATGTAGACGAGATGGGTGATCAGGTAGTGAAGGACGTCTACTTTGTCAAAAAATTCCACGAAGCATCCAGAGAAATTGAGGGCTATATACGAAATGGAGTTACAGAAGCAGATCAGGTTCCAGACAGTGTAAAAAAGCTTTTTGCCCAAACAGAAAATGTTCCCGACTGGCTTGATTACAATCTCCTGAAAAGCGGTGCCGAGCTGTGCATGCGAAGCAACCTGGACTCACTGATCTCACTAAGAGATTACTGTCTCATGGGAGGTTACGATTACTCTTACCTCAATAAACCGCTTACAGCTACGGAAGCCCTGAAAAAAGGCGCGGTGAAACGCCTTTCCGAAACGCTGGACTTTTGGGTGAATGCCACCCGTTATAATGCCTTGGAGCTCCATGCAAAAGGGTATGAATTTGCCATAAAAACACGGCTTATCCATTCCTATGCGAGGCTTTCCATTAAGAAGCATTATAAGCAGTGGGACACGGAAAACTGGGGCGAGCCCATCAATTCATGGGATATGATGGCTACTTATATCGGATTCAGTCTGGTTTTTCTTCACAGCCTTCAAAAGCTGGGCAATACGTTCTCCATTGAGGAGGAACAAGGAATTTTTCACCTATGGAAATATGTGGGATACTTACTGGGAATTCCTGAACATATTCTTCCGGACAACAAAAAACAAGCAACGGAATATTTTTATCTTTGGACATCGGTACAGCCGCCTTCGGATAAAGATTCTATTCTGCTGGCTCATTCATTGTTGGATGAATCTCTGGAAAATCCAATTTTAAAATTTAAATTTCAAAGAAAAAATTTAAGGTATCTCCACATTTGCTGTACATGGTTTCTTCTGGACGATGAAGTATGCAAAAGATTACAGATTCCTGAAGTCTCCAACAAGAACCTGTTTCCAAAAACAAAGATTTTCATCAATACAATTTATGACCGTCTGGTAAGCCGCGATGCCCGGATAAGAAAAGGAGATAAAGACCAGATGAAAGTACTGGAAGACTATCTGAAGATCACAAAAAATTCAAATTTCCATTAATCAATACTGAATAAAAAATATACTGAGGAGCAAAAAATTTCGTTTTTATGTTCAGGATCATAAAATCCTGCATCCCGTTAGTAATGAATAATATCAGTTGTAAAATTTTATTATTTTTTAACTCTAAAAACCTGTTTTCACTCCAAATAATATTAGCTTTTGATCTTAAAATTATGTATTTTTGAGAAATTATTTTAATAGAGATGAGTAACATTGATGATAAGAAAAAAGCACTGGCACTGGTGCTTGACAAGCTAGATAAAACATACGGAAAGGGAACTGTAATGACGCTGGGAGATGACTCTGTAGACAATACGATAGAGGTAATTCCTTCAGGATCTTTAGGACTTGACATCGCATTAGGCGTTGGCGGTTACCCGAGAGGAAGAATCATTGAAATATATGGTCCTGAATCTTCCGGTAAAACAACATTAACCCTTCACGCTATTGCTGAAGCTCAGAAAGCAGGGGGTATTGCGGCATTTATTGATGCGGAGCACGCTTTCGACAGAACGTATGCTGCCAAGCTGGGAATTGATCTGGAAAACCTTATTATTTCACAACCGGACAACGGAGAGCAGGCATTGGAAATTGCCGATAACCTGATCCGTTCGGGCGCTATTGATATCGTGGTTATTGACTCGGTAGCTGCTCTTACGCCAAAGGCAGAAATTGAAGGGGAAATGGGAGATTCCAAAATGGGTCTTCACGCCAGATTAATGTCACAGGCACTAAGAAAGCTTACCGCTACTATTTCAAGAACAAAATGTACGGTAATCTTCATCAACCAGCTGAGAGAGAAAATCGGGGTAATGTTCGGGAATCCGGAAACTACAACCGGTGGTAATGCCCTGAAATTCTATGCTTCTGTAAGACTGGATATCAGAAAAGCAAGTGCACCTATTAAAAACGGTGATGAAGCTATCGGAAGCCGCGTGAAAGTGAAGATTGTGAAAAACAAAGTAGCTCCTCCATTCAAACAGGCAGAATTTGACATTATGTACGGTGAAGGGGTTTCAAAAGTAGGAGAAATCCTTGATACTGCTGTGGACATGGGCGTTGTGAAGAAAAGCGGTTCATGGTTCAGCTATGAAGAGACTAAATTAGGTCAGGGACGTGATGCAGTGAAGGATGTTTTAAGAGATAATCCTGAACTTGCTGAGGAACTGGAAAACAAAATCAAAGAAGAAATGAAGAATAAGAAATAATTCTTCAGATTCTACAATATTAAAAGGCAGCTTTCGGGCTGTCTTTTTTTGTTGAACTGAATCTCTAAATTATATAAATCCGAATAATACGCTGAAACATTTGTGAAGTTTGAGCTTTTCAACTTAAGTTTCGGCTAAAACTTGTCGAAATTGTATTTGTGAAGTCGGACTAAAGCCCGCCCCGATTGAATTTTATGACAGTGATTTAATCATTTAATCATTTAATCTTTTAATCTTTTAATCTTTTAATCTTTTAATCTTTTAATCTTTTAATTAAAAAAACTCTTATGCCATTCTGTCACATTCTCCTGCATGGTATTTTTTTTGAGCTGGAATAGAAAATTAAAAACAAAAATTATTATGACTAAAGGAAATATTAATGTATCGGTGGAAAACATTTTCCCACTTATTAAAAAATTTCTTTACAGTGATCACGAAATATTTTTAAGAGAACTGATCTCCAACGCTACTGACGCTACTTTAAAATTAAAACATCTGACCAGCATCGGGGAAGCTCAACTGGAATACGGAAATCCTAAACTTGAGGTGAAAATCGATAAAGAGCAGAAAACGCTACGTATTATCGACCAGGGAATCGGGATGACAGGTGAAGAAGTTGAAAAGTACATCAACCAGGTTGCTTTTTCCGGAGCTGAAGAATTCCTTGAAAAGTATAAAGATACGGCCAAAGACTCTGGAATTATCGGTCATTTCGGCCTTGGGTTCTACTCCGCGTTTATGGTAGCGGAAAAAGTGGAAATTCTTACCAAGTCTTATAAAGATGAGCCGGCAGTTCGTTGGATCTGCGACGGAAGCCCTGAATTCACACTTGAGGAAACAACGGATAAAACAGACAGAGGAACGGAAATCATTCTTCATATTGCAGAAGATTCTACAGAATTTTTAGAAGAAACGAAGATCCGTGAGCTGCTTTCAAAATATAATAAATTTATGCCTGTTCCTATTAAATTCGGAACAAAAACACATACGCTTCCATTACCTGAGGACGCACCGGAAGATGCAGTTGCAGAAACTGAGGAAGTAGACAATATCATCAACAATCCTACACCGGCATGGACGATTGCGCCAAGCGAACTGAACAGTGAGGATTATATGAAGTTCTATCACGAGCTTTATCCAATGCAATTTGAGGAGCCTTTATTCAATATTCATCTGAATGTGGACTATCCTTTCAACCTTACCGGAATTCTATTCTTCCCTAAACTGAGCAATAATCTGAATATCGATAAGGATAAAATCCAGCTGTACCAGAACCAGGTATTCGTAACGGATGAAGTGAAAGGCATTGTTCCTGACTTCCTGATGCTTTTAAGAGGGGTAATTGATTCTCCGGATATTCCGCTGAATGTTTCCCGTTCTTATCTTCAGGCAGACGGCGCAGTGAAAAAGATCTCTTCTTACATCACTAAAAAAGTGGCTGATAAAATGTCTTCCCTGATCAACGAAAACCGTGAGGATTATGAGAAAAAATGGAATGACATTAAGATTGTCATTGAATATGGAATCATCACTGAAGAGAAATTCGCTGAAAAAGCTGATAAGTTCACGCTATATCCTACTACAGACGGAAAATACTTCCTGTGGAATGAATTAATGGAAAAAATCCAGCCTTTGCACACCGATAAAGACGGTAATACGGTCATCCTGTATGCCACCAATGCGGATGAACAACACAGCTACATTCAGGCAGCGAATGATAAAGGTTATGACGTTCTGTTGTTGGATTCCCCGGTAATTTCCCACGTGATCCAGAAGCTGGAAACTACAAAAGAGAAGATCTCATTTGCAAGAGTAGATGCAGACCACATCAATAATCTGATCAAAAAAGACGAACCCGTAATTTCAAAATTAACCGAAACTGAAAAAGAATCTTTAAAGAAAGATGTGGAAGATGCTGTGAAAGACGCAAAATTCACGGTACAGCTTGAAGACCTTGACAGCAGTGATGCTCCGTTTACCATTACCCAGCCCGAATTCATGAGAAGAATGAAAGAGATGCAGGCAACCGGCGGCGGCGGAATGTTCGGAATGGGAGGATTCCCGGAAATGTACAACCTGGTGGTGAATTCCAACAGTGAACTTTCCAACCAGATCTTAAAGACAGAAAATTCTGAAGAAAAGGAAACGCTGATCAAACACGCTTTGGATCTTGCCAAGCTTTCCCAAAACCTATTGAAAGGAAAAGACCTGACAGATTTTATCCAGAGAAGCTATAAGCAGCTGGAGAAATAATACATCATACAGTAAAAATAAGACTGTTCTCATTATGGGAGCAGTCTTTTTTGTGTACTGTTTTTTAGGACGAATAGATTGTATCCCGACGAATTTGTACACGGTAAGTCAATATGGCAAAGAGAAGAAATATCATAATATTCTTAACCTCTAAACTATTTTTTAATGGTTTTTATTTTAAATGATAAATCTTTAATTTAAAAATTTAAATATAATCCCGGATAAAATTTCTGTTATTACTTAAATACTCCAGGGTTTTAGTGTACATTTTTTATGTTTTTTATTGTACACATTGTGCTTTTTTTCCATTTTTGTATAAAATGCCGGATATGCAAAAAGAAAAACTACGCACTATTAGAAAACAAAAAGGCTATACCCAGCAGCAGATCGCTGATATTATCGCAACGGATGTATCCAACTACAGCAGAAAGGAAAGCGGTGATGTAAAGATCGTCCGGGATGAATGGGATAAAATTGCCCGTTTTCTGGAAGTTCCCGTGGAGGAAATTTATGAAGATGAAGAAGCAAAGGTTGTGGTTAATTATGATCATCCTGTTTTTAATGACAAGTCTATTTCCGCGGGATCAATCACCAACCAGAATAATTATGATAATATTCCGGGAGATGTTATTGAAAATCTTCAAGGCTACATCGCTTTATTAAAAGAAGAAAATGACAGACTTAAAGAAGAACTGAAAAGTTTAAAAAGCAAAAAGTAGCAGATTAAACCCTGCCCTTTTATTATGTCGATAATCAATGTCATCATGAGAAAAACATGAATGGCATTTTTTGTTGATGGAAACCAATGAAATTGCAATTACAAACCCGCAACTCATAACTCATAACTCATAACCAGAATTACAAACACTCCTTCCCTTAAGCCCTCTCACTCTCACAGCTCTTCCATCGGGTCCCAGAACCGTTTTTTAAAGTTTTTTATCCTCAGATTTTCTACAACAATTCCTTCTGCTTCCAATCTTTTCTGGAATTCAGGAACGGACAAAACCCCGGAACTGGATATGACGCGGTGTGCGGGCACATCTTCAGGGCATCCTCCCATAGCTTTTCCAACATGGCGGGAGTGGTTCGGGTATCCCACAGCTTTTGCAATGGCTCCGTAAGAGGAAACCCGGCCTTTGGGAATCAGCCTTGAGACCTCGTATACCTGTTGTTTGAAAATTTCATCCATTGTTCTGTAACCTGTTTTTGTTATTGAAACACTGTTTTTCTGAATTGATAAGCAGTTCTGCATCATTTTTGGATTCTAAACCGCTCAATGATGTTTCATTTTAAATATAAAGATATGAAAAAATCATTTTTCAAACTGCTGAATACAGTGAATAAAAAGGTGCTTCCCAAGCTTAGTAACAAAGATCCGAACCATCTAACTAAAATTGAAAAGGGAATTCTGGCTTACCGGTATTTCGTGCTGGTGAATTCTCTAGACTGACCTTCGCGTTAGGGATATGGAGGGCGCGAGCGTAAGCAAGCGGTACTGTGTACCGGAACGAAGTGGAGCCCGGAACAGCCCGACCCGGGATGTGGGAGATAAGATGGCGAGGGACACGCCCAACATGGTTATTATCTGTGTAAATGTACCATCCGTGGTGAAAAACAAAAGCGCTCCAACTCAATTGAAACGCTTTGTATTTTAATAAGAAATTAAATTCTTAAGAATTTTCTAAAATGTAAGAGAACA containing:
- a CDS encoding LuxR C-terminal-related transcriptional regulator, producing MENSEKKHPLIEVWNTYPGTRRDRKILDKPPVERIIGEMFAIGEFYYYALNLTNSTLSHHHENILRLHGLSSYPENLKEVIDLTHPDDIEFVIKAEQTLIDKMTEIGLEHQLYIKCSYCFRMRTAEGKYELFHHQSVITMEDETGIPIQAINIHTNINHITKINPYTVLVSGIGPRNDFHQVKFDCFSEPENFSEHLTKREMEILALIAKGYSAPEIAQALILSEHTIRTHRKNILRKTDSRNSKELVKKAFEKGLI
- a CDS encoding oxygenase MpaB family protein; the protein is MERIPIQPRFKDAPHFRSFWENGNGKQLIDFSGAEVSFKDFEKFSSYFYHVDEMGDQVVKDVYFVKKFHEASREIEGYIRNGVTEADQVPDSVKKLFAQTENVPDWLDYNLLKSGAELCMRSNLDSLISLRDYCLMGGYDYSYLNKPLTATEALKKGAVKRLSETLDFWVNATRYNALELHAKGYEFAIKTRLIHSYARLSIKKHYKQWDTENWGEPINSWDMMATYIGFSLVFLHSLQKLGNTFSIEEEQGIFHLWKYVGYLLGIPEHILPDNKKQATEYFYLWTSVQPPSDKDSILLAHSLLDESLENPILKFKFQRKNLRYLHICCTWFLLDDEVCKRLQIPEVSNKNLFPKTKIFINTIYDRLVSRDARIRKGDKDQMKVLEDYLKITKNSNFH
- the recA gene encoding recombinase RecA, whose product is MSNIDDKKKALALVLDKLDKTYGKGTVMTLGDDSVDNTIEVIPSGSLGLDIALGVGGYPRGRIIEIYGPESSGKTTLTLHAIAEAQKAGGIAAFIDAEHAFDRTYAAKLGIDLENLIISQPDNGEQALEIADNLIRSGAIDIVVIDSVAALTPKAEIEGEMGDSKMGLHARLMSQALRKLTATISRTKCTVIFINQLREKIGVMFGNPETTTGGNALKFYASVRLDIRKASAPIKNGDEAIGSRVKVKIVKNKVAPPFKQAEFDIMYGEGVSKVGEILDTAVDMGVVKKSGSWFSYEETKLGQGRDAVKDVLRDNPELAEELENKIKEEMKNKK
- the htpG gene encoding molecular chaperone HtpG codes for the protein MTKGNINVSVENIFPLIKKFLYSDHEIFLRELISNATDATLKLKHLTSIGEAQLEYGNPKLEVKIDKEQKTLRIIDQGIGMTGEEVEKYINQVAFSGAEEFLEKYKDTAKDSGIIGHFGLGFYSAFMVAEKVEILTKSYKDEPAVRWICDGSPEFTLEETTDKTDRGTEIILHIAEDSTEFLEETKIRELLSKYNKFMPVPIKFGTKTHTLPLPEDAPEDAVAETEEVDNIINNPTPAWTIAPSELNSEDYMKFYHELYPMQFEEPLFNIHLNVDYPFNLTGILFFPKLSNNLNIDKDKIQLYQNQVFVTDEVKGIVPDFLMLLRGVIDSPDIPLNVSRSYLQADGAVKKISSYITKKVADKMSSLINENREDYEKKWNDIKIVIEYGIITEEKFAEKADKFTLYPTTDGKYFLWNELMEKIQPLHTDKDGNTVILYATNADEQHSYIQAANDKGYDVLLLDSPVISHVIQKLETTKEKISFARVDADHINNLIKKDEPVISKLTETEKESLKKDVEDAVKDAKFTVQLEDLDSSDAPFTITQPEFMRRMKEMQATGGGGMFGMGGFPEMYNLVVNSNSELSNQILKTENSEEKETLIKHALDLAKLSQNLLKGKDLTDFIQRSYKQLEK
- a CDS encoding helix-turn-helix transcriptional regulator is translated as MQKEKLRTIRKQKGYTQQQIADIIATDVSNYSRKESGDVKIVRDEWDKIARFLEVPVEEIYEDEEAKVVVNYDHPVFNDKSISAGSITNQNNYDNIPGDVIENLQGYIALLKEENDRLKEELKSLKSKK
- a CDS encoding MGMT family protein, whose translation is MDEIFKQQVYEVSRLIPKGRVSSYGAIAKAVGYPNHSRHVGKAMGGCPEDVPAHRVISSSGVLSVPEFQKRLEAEGIVVENLRIKNFKKRFWDPMEEL